The following coding sequences are from one Haliotis asinina isolate JCU_RB_2024 chromosome 3, JCU_Hal_asi_v2, whole genome shotgun sequence window:
- the LOC137279252 gene encoding uncharacterized protein — protein MASKKFLYTVVQFETREENYAMPEFFDRFSQKFPVFVIVTQGCYGFTDLETFSAEQALFCHSYVKQRRVVARDSRGRTISIPEEYPMKFKIVISRQKMGPEQTMKEILLENKLPVQVRFSAPANVAFYIGSNEQKAKDLSNLALSHVYEETFVIANGVYGRSLDMSPMVVPLYIDDLCVSTVKGVVGMEEKEWETLYSQLKASLKDVKIPPNMGNKEIVVFSDSSVVDKEDHIYSYIEPTEYITYSLMSKDNATDDEKYATPYFHKRHPPKGSLISELQRKLTTTTKTEGNAQRWSVAKVARSVSTSSGDTTCKPTLPPRAKSVSVDAGVVSVSKAQRTERDSVSTPKLPPRKGKTKALPSHLKDLTIEGMSQTLRSLKLDKHVSRFQKKQVDGLIARDFTEEMLKSEFKFTEFEIVKLMTFIDTGHIPR, from the exons ATGGCGTCAAAGAAATTCCTGTATACGGTAGTACAGTTTGAAACCAGAGAAGAGAACTACGCTATGCCAGAGTTCTTTGACCGGTTCTCGCAGAAGTTCCCAGTATTCGTTATAGTCACACAAGGGTGCTATGGCTTTACAGATTTGGAGACTTTCTCCGCTGAACAG GCTCTGTTCTGCCACAGCTACGTGAAACAGAGGAGGGTGGTCGCACGGGACTCTCGTGGCAGGACAATCAGCATCCCCGAGGAGTACCCCATGAAGTTCAAGATTGTCATATCCCGACAAAAAA TGGGACCTGAACAGACAATGAAAGAGATCCTCCTGGAGAACAAACTGCCAGTCCAGGTGAGGTTTTCCGCCCCAGCAAACGTCGCCTTCTACATCGGGTCTAATGAACAGAAGGCCAAAGACCTCAGTAATCTCGCCCTGTCACACGTCTACGAGGAGACCTTCGTGATAGCCAATGGAGTCTACGGGC GGTCTCTGGATATGAGCCCGATGGTGGTTCCGCTGTACATTGACGATCTCTGTGTGTCCACGGTGAAGGGCGTGGTCGGGATGGAAGAGAAGGAGTGGGAGACCCTGTATTCTCAACTGAAAGCGTCGCTGAAAGACGTCAAGATCCCTCCCAACATGGGGAATAAAG AGATCGTGGTGTTTTCTGACAGCAGCGTGGTAGATAAAGAGGACCATATCTATTCCTACATAGAGCCTACAGAATACATCACCTACTCTCTCATGTCTAAGGACAACGCTACTGATGATGAAAAGTACGCTACTCCATACTTCCACAAGAGACATCCGCCCAAAGGATCCTTGATATCCGAGCTACAGAGAAAActaaccaccaccaccaaaacaGAAGGCAATGCACAAAGATGGAGTGTAGCAAAGGTCGCTAGGAGTGTCAGTACAAGCAGTGGGGATACCACCTGCAAACCGACACTTCCCCCACGAGCGAAGTCTGTTTCGGTGGATGCAGGCGTTGTTAGTGTGAGCAAAGCGCAGAGGACAGAAAGAGACAGTGTGTCTACACCTAAGCTTCCACCGCGCAAAGGTAAAACCAAAGCATTGCCCAGTCACCTAAAGGACCTTACAATAGAGGGGATGTCACAAACTCTCAGGTCACTAAAACTGgacaaacatgtttcaagaTTTCAAAAGAAACAGGTAGATGGGCTTATTGCCAGGGATTTTACtgaagaaatgttgaaaagCGAATTTAAGTTCACAGAATTTGAAATTGTCAAACTTATGACATTCATCGATACTGGCCACATTCCACGGTGA